One region of Penaeus vannamei isolate JL-2024 chromosome 36, ASM4276789v1, whole genome shotgun sequence genomic DNA includes:
- the LOC113817848 gene encoding uncharacterized protein: MAAVMFLRKAMRYYRLWIYTCNAVLLVSVFVFMGVAGGVASHPYLSLVPAPPAYHPTLLYGYLALLLQAGVLQALGCLGALRLSQRLLNIYWLLLLFLLLGDVVVGLVWLYRFSHLTDGLTPHVRATLLDRYGRDPDVTEAWDTLQRAAKCCGVASPRDYNTTWWDAGQRFSVLRLPASCCQRNDSDAAEPGVRPLSGIKADQKVRHVKAYPETDAKGRLRADSYGGGGGRGRDRNLTCANGDDKEYYTRGCVVHLEKWLLTSAETLMILGFCVIAFIKLCFVGILRFEIQEMIQKIKVLQGETQCTPNPELAAALGLVSPDKAAECGLLSSGGGAGGGGDGAGGGEGEGGGGGDAHADAESVADTPLTQPRLNHLSGPTDGAESDTNSHCALITDTPVRRPQPDKRKPNGNNNDVTELRELRHVRQTQI; encoded by the coding sequence ATGGCCGCGGTGATGTTCCTGCGCAAGGCAATGCGTTACTACCGATTGTGGATTTACACGTGCAATGCCGTCCTGCTCGTGTCAGTGTTCGTGTTCATGGGCGTGGCGGGGGGCGTGGCCTCGCACCCGTACCTGTCGCTGGTGCCGGCGCCGCCCGCCTACCACCCGACGCTGCTCTACGGCTACCTGGCGCTGCTGCTGCAGGCTGGCGTGCTGCAGGCGCTGGGCTGCTTAGGGGCGCTCCGCCTCTCGCAGCGGCTGCTCAACATCTACTGGCTCctgctgctgttcctgctgcTGGGCGACGTCGTGGTGGGCCTCGTGTGGCTGTACCGCTTCTCGCATCTAACTGACGGCCTCACGCCGCACGTACGCGCCACGCTGCTCGACCGCTACGGCCGCGACCCCGACGTCACGGAGGCGTGGGACACGCTGCAGCGCGCCGCCAAGTGCTGCGGCGTGGCGTCGCCGCGCGACTACAACACCACGTGGTGGGACGCGGGGCAGCGGTTCTCCGTACTGCGGCTGCCGGCGTCGTGCTGCCAGCGGAACGACAGCGACGCGGCGGAGCCCGGCGTGCGCCCGCTGTCTGGCATCAAGGCCGACCAAAAGGTGCGCCACGTGAAGGCGTACCCTGAGACCGACGCGAAGGGCCGCCTGCGCGCCGACTCGTatgggggcggcggcgggcgcgggcgggaccGCAACCTGACGTGCGCCAACGGCGACGACAAGGAGTACTACACGCGCGGCTGCGTCGTGCACCTGGAGAAGTGGCTGCTGACGTCGGCCGAGACGCTCATGATCCTGGGCTTCTGCGTGATCGCCTTCATCAAGCTGTGCTTCGTGGGCATCCTGCGCTTCGAGATCCAGGAGATGATCCAGAAGATCAAGGTGCTGCAGGGCGAGACGCAGTGCACGCCCAACCCCGAGCTGGCCGCCGCCCTCGGCCTCGTGTCGCCCGACAAGGCGGCCGAGTGCGGTCTGCTCAGCtcgggcggcggcgcgggcggcggcggcgatggtgCAGGTGGCGGTGAAggtgagggcggcggcggcggggacgcGCACGCCGACGCAGAGTCGGTGGCCGACACGCCGTTAACGCAGCCGCGCCTCAACCACCTGTCCGGCCCGACGGACGGCGCCGAGTCCGACACCAACTCGCACTGCGCCCTCATCACGGACACGCCCGTGCGCCGGCCGCAGCCCGACAAGCGCAAGCCcaacggcaacaacaacgacGTGACGGAGCTCCGTGAGCTGCGCCACGTGCGCCAGACGCAGATATGa